The following are encoded in a window of Pieris napi chromosome 23, ilPieNapi1.2, whole genome shotgun sequence genomic DNA:
- the LOC125061140 gene encoding catenin alpha isoform X1 has translation MTTMADPYDTTGTLSLKWDPKNLEIRTMSVERTLEPLVLQVTTLVNSKDKAAKKKRPGKSKRASALVATVERATEIFIERGQTIAYENPEITQEMLAAVEQVRKAGAAMSLAAREFSEEPCASSVRSSMVRAARSLLSAVTRLLILADMVDVHLLLSKQRMVEKDLDKLKSASSQSELIESARQFGRSASELAAQAAKRQKELKEPRMKDELAAARAVLKKHSTMLLTASKVYVRHPELAAAKANRDFVLRAVCSAVDTISAVAQGRPTPNTGTNRVPVEGPGELAQALDDFDERMVMEPLAYSELRTRPSLEERLESIISGAALMADSSCTRDERRERIVAECNAVRQALQELLHEYMTNAGRPEQSEGLERALEHMCRKTRDLRRQLRKAVVDHVSDSFLETNVPLLVLMEAARNGNEKEVEEYAVVFTEHANKLVEVANLVCSMSNNEDGVKMVRHAAGQIEALCPQVINACRVLAARSRSRVAQENGRAFGRAWEAAVRLLTDAVDDLTTIDDFLAVSENHILEDVNKCVVALQEGDPDSLERTAGAIRGRAARVCSVVTQEMDNYEPCIYTKRVLEAVTVLRDQVMSKFAVRVDAAVSALGSGGNAGLDENDFIDASRLVYDGVREIRRAVLMNRTSDDLDTDTEFEPVEDMTMETRSRSSAHTGEHGVDEYPDISGITNAREAMRKMTEEDKRKILQQVELFRREKMTFDNEVAKWDDAGNDIIMLAKHMCMIMLEMTDFTRGRGPLKTTMDVINAAKKISEAGTKLDKLTREIAEQCPESSTKQDLLAYLQRIALYCHQIQITSKVKADVQNISGELIVSGLDSATSLIQAAKNLMNAVVLTVKASYVASTKYTRQGTIASPIVVWRMKAPEKKPLIRPEKPEEVRAKVRRGSQKKQPSPIHALAEFQSPADNV, from the exons ATGACAACCATGGCAGACCCCTATGACACAACTGGGACTTTGTCCTTGAAATGGGATCCTAAAAACTTGGAGATACGTACCATGTCTGTTGAAAGGACCCTTGAGCCATTGGTGTTGCAGGTTACTACCCTTGTTAACAGCAAGGATAAGGCAGCTAAAAAGAAACGAC ctGGCAAATCTAAGAGAGCCAGTGCCTTAGTAGCAACTGTAGAGCGAGCTACAGAAATTTTCATAGAAAGAGGACAGACAATCGCTTATGAGAACCCAGAAATCACTCAGGAGATGCTGGCCGCAGTTGAGCAAGTTAGAAAGGCTG GGGCAGCCATGAGTCTCGCAGCTCGTGAGTTCTCTGAGGAGCCGTGTGCATCATCTGTCCGCTCCAGCATGGTTAGAGCTGCTCGCAGCCTGCTCTCTGCTGTCACTCGCCTGCTCATTCTTGCTGATATGGTGGATGTGCATCTGTTGCTGTCTAAACAGAGAAtg GTGGAAAAAGATCTTGACAAGCTGAAATCGGCTTCCTCTCAATCTGAACTGATAGAGAGCGCTCGTCAATTTGGTCGTTCTGCCAGTGAATTGGCTGCTCAAGCGGCTAAGAGGCAGAAGGAACTCAAGGAGCCAAGGATGAAGGACGAGCTGGCTGCAGCGAGGGCTGTTCTGAAGAAGCACTCCACCATGCTGCTCACTGCCTCTAAG gTATACGTTCGTCACCCGGAATTGGCTGCTGCAAAGGCCAACCGTGACTTCGTTCTTCGTGCTGTGTGTTCCGCCGTTGACACCATCTCGGCTGTCGCTCAGGGCAGACCCACTCCTAATACTG GTACTAACCGTGTCCCAGTGGAGGGTCCAGGAGAATTGGCTCAGGCTTTGGATGACTTTGAT gAGCGTATGGTGATGGAGCCATTGGCGTATTCCGAGCTGCGTACGCGTCCATCGCTCGAGGAGAGACTTGAATCCATCATTTCTGGCGCAGCACTTATGGCCGACAGCTCTTGTACTCG AGACGAGCGTCGCGAGCGCATAGTGGCCGAGTGCAACGCTGTACGTCAGGCTTTGCAGGAGTTGCTCCACGAATATATGACCAAT GCCGGTCGTCCCGAACAATCCGAGGGCTTGGAACGTGCGCTGGAGCACATGTGCCGTAAGACCCGCGACCTGCGTCGGCAGCTGAGGAAGGCTGTGGTGGATCATGTGTCTGACAG TTTCCTGGAGACCAACGTTCCTCTGCTGGTCCTGATGGAGGCAGCTCGCAACGGCAATGAGAAGGAGGTGGAGGAGTATGCCGTTGTCTTCACTGAACACGCTAATAAACTTGTCGAG GTAGCGAACCTCGTGTGTTCGATGTCCAACAACGAAGACGGCGTCAAAATGGTGAGGCACGCGGCCGGACAGATCGAAGCTCTCTGCCCTCAG GTGATCAACGCGTGTCGCGTCCTCGCGGCTCGCAGCCGTTCGCGCGTCGCGCAGGAGAACGGCCGCGCCTTTGGCCGCGCTTGGGAGGCCGCTGTGCGACTGCTGACTGACGCCGTGGACGATCTGACCACTATTGACGACTTCTTGGCTGTTAGCG AGAATCACATTCTGGAGGACGTGAACAAGTGTGTAGTAGCCCTGCAAGAGGGAGACCCGGATTCGCTGGAGCGCACTGCCGGGGCCATACGCGGACGAGCTGCTAG gGTGTGTTCAGTGGTGACTCAAGAGATGGACAACTACGAGCCCTGTATTTACACCAAGAGGGTTCTCGAAGCCGTCACCGTACTACGAGACCAAG tAATGTCGAAATTCGCTGTGCGCGTCGATGCAGCAGTTTCGGCTCTCGGCAGCGGTGGAAACGCAGGCCTGGACGAAAATGACTTCATTGACGCTTCTCGACTTGTGTATGACGGTGTGAGGGAGATAAGGCGCGCTGTGCTCATGAACCGG ACAAGCGACGACCTCGATACGGACACGGAGTTCGAACCCGTGGAAGACATGACCATGGAGACAAGGAGCCGAT CGAGTGCACACACCGGCGAACATGGCGTGGATGAATACCCTGACATCAGTGGCATCACCAATGCGAGG GAAGCCATGCGAAAGATGACGGAAGAAGACAAACGCAAGATCCTCCAGCAAGTGGAGTTGTTCCGTCGTGAGAAGATGACCTTCGACAACGAAGTTGCCAAGTGGGACGACGCGGGCAATGACATCATCATGCTGGCCAAGCACATGTGCATGATCATGCTAGAGATGACAGATTTCACAAG AGGCCGTGGTCCTCTGAAGACAACCATGGACGTCATCAACGCGGCCAAAAAGATCTCAGAGGCCGGGACTAAACTTGACAAACTGACGAGGGAGATTGCCGAACAG TGCCCAGAGTCGTCGACCAAGCAGGATCTGTTGGCGTATCTGCAGCGCATAGCCCTCTACTGCCACCAGATTCAAATCACGAGCAAAGTCAAGGCGGACGTGCAGAATATATCCGGAGAGCTCATTGTCAGTGGG TTGGACAGTGCCACCTCCCTGATCCAAGCGGCCAAGAACTTGATGAACGCTGTGGTGCTGACCGTCAAAGCCTCGTACGTCGCCTCCACCAAGTACACTCGACAGGGAACTATTGCT TCCCCGATCGTGGTGTGGCGTATGAAAGCGCCTGAGAAGAAGCCGTTGATCAGACCAGAGAAACCCGAAGAGGTGCGGGCGAAGGTCCGTCGCGGAAGTCAGAAGAAACAGCCCAGTCCCATCCACGCTCTCGCGGAGTTTCAGAGCCCCGCTGACAATGTTTGA
- the LOC125061140 gene encoding catenin alpha isoform X2 has product MTTMADPYDTTGTLSLKWDPKNLEIRTMSVERTLEPLVLQVTTLVNSKDKAAKKKRPGKSKRASALVATVERATEIFIERGQTIAYENPEITQEMLAAVEQVRKAGAAMSLAAREFSEEPCASSVRSSMVRAARSLLSAVTRLLILADMVDVHLLLSKQRMVEKDLDKLKSASSQSELIESARQFGRSASELAAQAAKRQKELKEPRMKDELAAARAVLKKHSTMLLTASKVYVRHPELAAAKANRDFVLRAVCSAVDTISAVAQGRPTPNTGTNRVPVEGPGELAQALDDFDERMVMEPLAYSELRTRPSLEERLESIISGAALMADSSCTRDERRERIVAECNAVRQALQELLHEYMTNAGRPEQSEGLERALEHMCRKTRDLRRQLRKAVVDHVSDSFLETNVPLLVLMEAARNGNEKEVEEYAVVFTEHANKLVEVANLVCSMSNNEDGVKMVRHAAGQIEALCPQVINACRVLAARSRSRVAQENGRAFGRAWEAAVRLLTDAVDDLTTIDDFLAVSENHILEDVNKCVVALQEGDPDSLERTAGAIRGRAARVCSVVTQEMDNYEPCIYTKRVLEAVTVLRDQVMSKFAVRVDAAVSALGSGGNAGLDENDFIDASRLVYDGVREIRRAVLMNREEEDLDPEDVELDEQYTLETRSKSSAHTGEHGVDEYPDISGITNAREAMRKMTEEDKRKILQQVELFRREKMTFDNEVAKWDDAGNDIIMLAKHMCMIMLEMTDFTRGRGPLKTTMDVINAAKKISEAGTKLDKLTREIAEQCPESSTKQDLLAYLQRIALYCHQIQITSKVKADVQNISGELIVSGLDSATSLIQAAKNLMNAVVLTVKASYVASTKYTRQGTIASPIVVWRMKAPEKKPLIRPEKPEEVRAKVRRGSQKKQPSPIHALAEFQSPADNV; this is encoded by the exons ATGACAACCATGGCAGACCCCTATGACACAACTGGGACTTTGTCCTTGAAATGGGATCCTAAAAACTTGGAGATACGTACCATGTCTGTTGAAAGGACCCTTGAGCCATTGGTGTTGCAGGTTACTACCCTTGTTAACAGCAAGGATAAGGCAGCTAAAAAGAAACGAC ctGGCAAATCTAAGAGAGCCAGTGCCTTAGTAGCAACTGTAGAGCGAGCTACAGAAATTTTCATAGAAAGAGGACAGACAATCGCTTATGAGAACCCAGAAATCACTCAGGAGATGCTGGCCGCAGTTGAGCAAGTTAGAAAGGCTG GGGCAGCCATGAGTCTCGCAGCTCGTGAGTTCTCTGAGGAGCCGTGTGCATCATCTGTCCGCTCCAGCATGGTTAGAGCTGCTCGCAGCCTGCTCTCTGCTGTCACTCGCCTGCTCATTCTTGCTGATATGGTGGATGTGCATCTGTTGCTGTCTAAACAGAGAAtg GTGGAAAAAGATCTTGACAAGCTGAAATCGGCTTCCTCTCAATCTGAACTGATAGAGAGCGCTCGTCAATTTGGTCGTTCTGCCAGTGAATTGGCTGCTCAAGCGGCTAAGAGGCAGAAGGAACTCAAGGAGCCAAGGATGAAGGACGAGCTGGCTGCAGCGAGGGCTGTTCTGAAGAAGCACTCCACCATGCTGCTCACTGCCTCTAAG gTATACGTTCGTCACCCGGAATTGGCTGCTGCAAAGGCCAACCGTGACTTCGTTCTTCGTGCTGTGTGTTCCGCCGTTGACACCATCTCGGCTGTCGCTCAGGGCAGACCCACTCCTAATACTG GTACTAACCGTGTCCCAGTGGAGGGTCCAGGAGAATTGGCTCAGGCTTTGGATGACTTTGAT gAGCGTATGGTGATGGAGCCATTGGCGTATTCCGAGCTGCGTACGCGTCCATCGCTCGAGGAGAGACTTGAATCCATCATTTCTGGCGCAGCACTTATGGCCGACAGCTCTTGTACTCG AGACGAGCGTCGCGAGCGCATAGTGGCCGAGTGCAACGCTGTACGTCAGGCTTTGCAGGAGTTGCTCCACGAATATATGACCAAT GCCGGTCGTCCCGAACAATCCGAGGGCTTGGAACGTGCGCTGGAGCACATGTGCCGTAAGACCCGCGACCTGCGTCGGCAGCTGAGGAAGGCTGTGGTGGATCATGTGTCTGACAG TTTCCTGGAGACCAACGTTCCTCTGCTGGTCCTGATGGAGGCAGCTCGCAACGGCAATGAGAAGGAGGTGGAGGAGTATGCCGTTGTCTTCACTGAACACGCTAATAAACTTGTCGAG GTAGCGAACCTCGTGTGTTCGATGTCCAACAACGAAGACGGCGTCAAAATGGTGAGGCACGCGGCCGGACAGATCGAAGCTCTCTGCCCTCAG GTGATCAACGCGTGTCGCGTCCTCGCGGCTCGCAGCCGTTCGCGCGTCGCGCAGGAGAACGGCCGCGCCTTTGGCCGCGCTTGGGAGGCCGCTGTGCGACTGCTGACTGACGCCGTGGACGATCTGACCACTATTGACGACTTCTTGGCTGTTAGCG AGAATCACATTCTGGAGGACGTGAACAAGTGTGTAGTAGCCCTGCAAGAGGGAGACCCGGATTCGCTGGAGCGCACTGCCGGGGCCATACGCGGACGAGCTGCTAG gGTGTGTTCAGTGGTGACTCAAGAGATGGACAACTACGAGCCCTGTATTTACACCAAGAGGGTTCTCGAAGCCGTCACCGTACTACGAGACCAAG tAATGTCGAAATTCGCTGTGCGCGTCGATGCAGCAGTTTCGGCTCTCGGCAGCGGTGGAAACGCAGGCCTGGACGAAAATGACTTCATTGACGCTTCTCGACTTGTGTATGACGGTGTGAGGGAGATAAGGCGCGCTGTGCTCATGAACCGG GAGGAAGAAGATTTAGACCCTGAAGACGTAGAGTTAGATGAGCAGTACACTCTCGAGACACGCAGTAAAT CGAGTGCACACACCGGCGAACATGGCGTGGATGAATACCCTGACATCAGTGGCATCACCAATGCGAGG GAAGCCATGCGAAAGATGACGGAAGAAGACAAACGCAAGATCCTCCAGCAAGTGGAGTTGTTCCGTCGTGAGAAGATGACCTTCGACAACGAAGTTGCCAAGTGGGACGACGCGGGCAATGACATCATCATGCTGGCCAAGCACATGTGCATGATCATGCTAGAGATGACAGATTTCACAAG AGGCCGTGGTCCTCTGAAGACAACCATGGACGTCATCAACGCGGCCAAAAAGATCTCAGAGGCCGGGACTAAACTTGACAAACTGACGAGGGAGATTGCCGAACAG TGCCCAGAGTCGTCGACCAAGCAGGATCTGTTGGCGTATCTGCAGCGCATAGCCCTCTACTGCCACCAGATTCAAATCACGAGCAAAGTCAAGGCGGACGTGCAGAATATATCCGGAGAGCTCATTGTCAGTGGG TTGGACAGTGCCACCTCCCTGATCCAAGCGGCCAAGAACTTGATGAACGCTGTGGTGCTGACCGTCAAAGCCTCGTACGTCGCCTCCACCAAGTACACTCGACAGGGAACTATTGCT TCCCCGATCGTGGTGTGGCGTATGAAAGCGCCTGAGAAGAAGCCGTTGATCAGACCAGAGAAACCCGAAGAGGTGCGGGCGAAGGTCCGTCGCGGAAGTCAGAAGAAACAGCCCAGTCCCATCCACGCTCTCGCGGAGTTTCAGAGCCCCGCTGACAATGTTTGA
- the LOC125061142 gene encoding acetylcholinesterase-like, with amino-acid sequence MLSRWMFLLWASSALCELRLDPLVDTKQGLIKGLRADDGDYSMFLGIPYGRVDMENPFGESKPFPKFETAFEAYDDSAICPQVEEFNNTIVGNLDCLHLNVYVPHSATSRNKLPVLVWIYGGGFRIGFAGRYLYGPKYLVRHDVILVTINYRLGPYGFMCLDLPEVPGNQGLKDQALALKWVKENINEFGGNSNKITIFGESAGAASVEFHLLSNQEQLYHQAILHSGSVFGTWVFTESDNTVPSKIAKQLGFETNNVYEALDFLKTVDEKLVIAASTELSLYQHPCVEREFENVDRFIHTHPINIDVVAKAKGMPILTGFNSQEDLMAYATLPDKDYEKLNPFNDILPLVFDMDKLQGLDLVRHFYIGDDKITSDVKWDLINFNSDINFNYGITRSLERFLRNGANVYNYLFSYEGGRNFVKRRFNVTEGEAAHADELGYLFDVSFFDGMSEDDQLVIDRMTTMWTNFVKYGNPTPEVTDLLPVSWPAVTKDSHNYLNIDKELTTGNRPFTHRISFWELFYTLNEKAIKGYVDKV; translated from the exons ATGTTGTCAAGGTGGATGTTCCTGCTCTGGGCGAGCAGCGCTCTTTGTGAGTTGCGTTTAGACCCCCTGGTGGACACCAAGCAGGGTTTGATCAAGGGTTTGAGGGCTGATGATGGAGACTATTCCATGTTTCTTGGAATACCGTATGGAAGGGTGGATATGGAGAATCCTTTTGGA GAATCCAAACCTTTCCCAAAATTCGAAACTGCCTTTGAAGCGTATGACGATTCGGCAATATGCCCTCAAGTTGAGGAATTCAACAATACAATCGTTGGGAACTTGGACTGCCTACATTTGAACGTATACGTGCCACACAGTGCTACATCAAGAAACAAGCTACCAGTGCTGGTTTGGATTTACGGAGGAGGCTTCAGAATAGGATTTGCCGGCCGATACCTATATGGGCCAAAATATTTAGTCAGGCACGATGTCATTTTGGTCACGATAAACTACAGGCTGGGTCCGTATGGTTTTATGTGCTTGGATCTACCGGAGGTACCTGGGAACCAGGGATTAAAAGACCAAGCATTAGCTCTGAAATGGGTTAAGGAGAATATTAATGAGTTTGGAG gtaacaGCAATAAAATAACGATTTTCGGGGAAAGCGCCGGTGCTGCATCAGTTGAATTCCACCTCCTATCCAACCAAGAACAGCTATACCACCAAGCAATCTTGCACAGCGGCTCAGTGTTCGGCACATGGGTTTTTACAGAATCTGACAATACCGTCCCTTCAAAGATAGCCAAGCAATTAGGCTTTGAAACAAACAATGTTTATGAAGCATTAGATTTTCTCAAAACCGTTGATGAGAAATTGGTAATCGCAGCAAGCACTGAACTATCTCTCTATCAACATCCGTGTGTAGAAAGGGAGTTCGAAAATGTTGATCGCTTTATACACACACATCCAATAAACATTGACGTTGTAGCAAAAGCAAAAGGCATGCCCATTCTAACAGGATTCAACAGTCAAGAGGATTTAATGGCATATGCTACATTACCAGACAAagattatgaaaaattgaatccttttaatgatatactaCCTTTAGTTTTTGATATGGACAAATTGCAAGGATTAGATTTAGTGCgtcatttttatataggaGATGATAAAATTACTTCAGATGTTAAGTGGGATTTGATCAACTTCAATTCTGATATTAACTTTAACTATGGAATAACAAGAAGTCTAGAGCGGTTCCTCAGAAATGGCGCTAATGTCTACAACTATTTGTTTTCGTATGAGGGTGGCAGAAATTTTGTCAAGAGAAGATTTAATGTGACAGAGGGAGAGGCAGCCCATGCTGATGAATTGGGGTATTTATTTGATGTAAGCTTTTTTGATGGCATGAGCGAAGATGATCAATTGGTGATCGATAGAATGACAACGATGTGGACGAATTTTGTTAAGTACGG aaacccTACACCAGAGGTGACCGATCTTTTGCCCGTCTCATGGCCTGCAGTCACTAAGGACTCCCACAACTACCTCAATATAGACAAAGAATTGACAACTGGGAATAGACCCTTCACACACAGAATATCATTCTGGGAGCTCTTCTAtacattaaatgaaaaggcAATCAAGGGATACGTTGACAAAGTGTAG
- the LOC125061141 gene encoding juvenile hormone esterase-like: protein MSFMFTLVLLLIQRVYSDSPIIETPWGLIRGIPADDGDYNMFLGIPYARVDPDNPFGAAKPFPKFTGVFEANNGTTICPQREEVSQEIRGTLDCLVLHIYVPDITKNKTPVLVFVHGGLHDFGDGGPDTYGPNYLVRHGIIVVSINYRLGPYGFMCLDIPEVSGNQGFKDQTMALRWIKENIECFGGDSDKITLYGQSSGAVSVEFHLLSENEKLYNQAIVQSGGTYVWNAAKSKNNTLPLLLASDLGFKTYDVYKALAYLKGIEVERVIESATRLEMQSSGCIEKKFNGVEGFLYVDPVTIKTLPKTKNLPLLAGITDAERLLYVIRGLTKNPLDYDPFKDLVRYVPQNKMSQAYDIVRRFYIGDAPITIEVIDELIDFDSDFKYTYPSEQSVMRFLKSEAKVYHFLFSYTGGRNQLKVRDNITIGGAAHSDDVGYVFETKRLRGKGSDVDFLVLDRMTKMWANFVKYGNPTPEITDLLPITWPVATSQKLHYLNIDKELSLGIRPFHNRFAFWDLFYLHYVNNAGVLNSINFILLFVLGVLHCIV, encoded by the exons ATGTCATTTATGTTCACACTTGTGCTGCTGCTAATCCAAAGGGTGTACTCCGATTCCCCAATAATAGAAACGCCGTGGGGCCTAATTCGAGGGATACCCGCTGATGATGGAGACTACAACATGTTTCTGGGTATACCCTATGCTCGTGTAGATCCAGATAATCCATTTGGG GCCGCAAAGCCGTTTCCAAAATTCACTGGAGTCTTCGAAGCAAACAACGGCACCACGATCTGCCCTCAAAGGGAAGAAGTTTCACAAGAGATACGGGGAACACTAGATTGTCTAGTATTACACATTTATGTGCCTgacataacaaaaaacaagaCGCCTGTTCTCGTTTTCGTTCACGGAGGGTTGCATGACTTTGGAGACGGCGGACCAGATACATATGGTCCAAATTATTTGGTACGCCACGGTATAATTGTGGTATCAATAAATTATCGACTAGGTCCGTATGGTTTTATGTGCTTGGACATACCTGAGGTGTCCGGCAACCAGGGTTTCAAGGATCAGACCATGGCATTGCGATGGATCAAGGAAAACATAGAATGTTTTGGAGGCGACTCAGACAAAATTACGCTTTACGGTCAAAGCTCCGGGGCCGTCTCTgttgaatttcatttattatcgGAAAACGAGAAACTATATAATCAAGCGATAGTGCAGAGTGGAGGAACTTATGTTTGGAATGCAGCTaagagtaaaaataatactttaccATTACTGCTGGCATCAGATTTGGGTTTCAAGACGTATGACGTATATAAAGCACTAGCGTATTTAAAAGGTATTGAAGTGGAACGAGTTATAGAGTCTGCGACGAGGTTAGAAATGCAAAGTAGTGGGTGTATCGAAAAAAAGTTCAATGGCGTTGAAGGTTTTCTCTACGTAG atccggttacaattaaaacattaccTAAAACGAAGAACCTTCCACTATTAGCCGGCATCACTGACGCAGAACGGCTGCTATACGTAATCAGAGGCCTTACTAAAAACCCATTGGACTACGACCCCTTTAAAGATTTGGTAAGATATGTGCCGCAAAACAAAATGAGTCAAGCTTATGACATCGTGCGTAGATTTTACATAGGTGATGCCCCTATAACGATTGAGGTTATAGATGAATTGATTGATTTTGATTCGGATTTCAAGTACACTTACCCATCAGAGCAGAGTGTAATGAGATTTTTGAAGAGTGAAGCGAAAGTATACCATTTTCTGTTTAGCTACACTGGAGGTAGAAACCAATTGAAGGTTCGAGACAATATAACAATCGGTGGAGCAGCGCATTCTGACGATGTAGGATATGTCTTTGAGACTAAACGTTTGCGGGGAAAGGGAAGTGATGTTGATTTTTTGGTTCTGGATAGGATGACCAAAATGTGGGCTAACTTTGTCAAGTATGG TAACCCAACGCCAGAGATCACCGATCTCCTGCCGATCACGTGGCCGGTAGCGActtctcaaaaactacactaCTTAAATATAGATAAAGAATTGTCCCTTGGTATAAGACCATTCCACAATCGATTCGCATTCTGGgatctcttttatttacattatgtaaataatgctGGGGTCCtaaatagtattaattttatattactatttgtTTTAGGTGTTTTGCACTGTATTGTATAA
- the LOC125061144 gene encoding larval cuticle protein LCP-17-like produces the protein MKLLIIASIVALAASDVSHIVTKDSSAQILKQELDVGVEGQYSWAIETDNGISARAQGALKDPQGENPAEVVQGQAQWTSPEGEVVSLQYTADENGYQVQGSHLPTPPPIPDAILRSLEFIRSHPPPLNAKN, from the exons ATG AAACTCCTAATTATCGCCTCCATCGTAGCCTTAGCGGCCTCTGACGTATCACACATCGTGACCAAAGACAGTTCCGCTCAAATCCTGAAGCAGGAGTTGGACGTTGGTGTCGAGGGTCAGTACTCGTGGGCCATTGAAACCGACAACGGGATATCTGCGCGGGCGCAAGGCGCTTTGAAAGACCCACAGGGT GAGAATCCCGCAGAAGTAGTCCAAGGACAGGCGCAATGGACATCACCGGAGGGTGAAGTTGTATCGCTACAGTATACAGCTGACGAAAACGGATATCAAGTTCAG GGTTCCCATCTGCCAACCCCACCACCGATCCCCGATGCGATACTTCGGTCTTTGGAATTCATCAGATCCCACCCTCCACCACTGAAcgccaaaaactaa